From the Cohaesibacter sp. ES.047 genome, one window contains:
- the recO gene encoding DNA repair protein RecO, whose product MEWTDDAIILGTKRHGETSVLLEVMTRSHGRHMGLVRGGRSKRLQPVLQPGNGLRVTWRARLENHIGQFTAELDTSRAAALMAKPLGTYGMQFLAELTRLLPERDPHPYLFNALSVIVDELKEGDIAGELLVRYELALLTELGFGLSLDRCAATGQTGDLIYVSPKSGRAVSAEAGRPYQDRMLPLPAFLKGQALGNRLTFAELSDGFRLSAYFLDKHLYQPNGATSPSIRASFIDAIRRDLDLSE is encoded by the coding sequence ATGGAATGGACAGACGACGCAATCATTCTGGGCACCAAGCGTCACGGCGAAACCTCGGTTTTGCTGGAGGTGATGACGCGCAGTCACGGCCGTCATATGGGGCTGGTGCGGGGAGGGCGCTCGAAGCGACTTCAGCCGGTTCTTCAGCCTGGCAATGGTCTTCGTGTTACGTGGCGCGCACGCCTTGAGAATCATATCGGCCAATTCACGGCAGAACTTGACACCTCACGAGCAGCGGCCCTGATGGCCAAACCGCTCGGGACATACGGCATGCAATTCCTTGCGGAACTCACGCGCCTGCTGCCTGAACGAGACCCGCACCCCTATCTCTTTAATGCTCTTAGCGTGATCGTTGATGAACTCAAAGAAGGCGATATCGCCGGCGAGCTCTTGGTGCGCTACGAACTTGCGCTGCTCACCGAACTCGGGTTTGGCTTGTCGCTGGATCGCTGCGCTGCCACGGGACAAACCGGGGATCTCATCTATGTTTCGCCAAAGTCGGGCAGGGCGGTTTCCGCTGAGGCAGGGCGGCCCTATCAGGACCGGATGCTGCCGCTCCCGGCATTTCTCAAAGGGCAAGCTTTGGGCAACCGGCTGACCTTTGCCGAACTGTCGGACGGTTTCCGCCTCAGTGCCTATTTCCTTGACAAGCATCTCTATCAGCCGAACGGGGCGACATCGCCTTCGATCCGGGCCAGCTTCATTGATGCCATCCGCCGGGATCTTGACCTCTCAGAGTGA
- the parC gene encoding DNA topoisomerase IV subunit A — translation MGNDIVKSGTLESINLREALEERYLAYALSTITQRALPDVRDGMKPVHRRILFAMRQLKMDPNGGFKKSARVVGDVIGKYHPHGDTAVYDAMVRLAQNFASRYPMVDGQGNFGNIDGDSAAAMRYTEARMTEVGRLMMEGIDEDAVDFRETYDGEDSEPIVLPSSFPNLLANGSSGIAVGMATSIPPHNVSELCEASLHLIKYPNCSDEKLLELVPGPDFPTGGILVEGREQILDAYRTGKGGFRVRAKWHKEEMARGAYQIVVTEIPYQVQKSRLIERIADLIQNRKLPLLVDVRDESAEDIRVVLEPKNRTVDADLLMEALFKLTDLESRIPLNMNVLTDAGVPKVLGIRSVLQHWLDHRRDVLQRRSRHRLAKIEHRLEVLDGYLIAYLNLDEVIRIIRFEDEPRNELMKAFNLTEVQADAILNMRLRSLRKLEEMEIRTEHDNLSKERDQIIELLGSEDLQWKKISKQIREIYKTFGPETDLGARRTGFGEASERDIEDINMALVEREPVTLVLSEKGWIRALRGHITDFSTLNFKDGDKLKFAFHAETTDKLLLMATCGRFYTLQADKLPGGRGHGEPIRVMIEMEPGIDVVDMFVHKPGRKLLLASTDGRGFIVNEDNLIANTRKGKQVLNVSAPNEAKICVEANGDRIAVIGQNRKLLVFEAEQLPEMNRGRGVMLQRYKDGGISDAKVFKAEDGLSWHDSSGRTFTRSLDEMTEWLGERAQAGRMPPNGFPRSNKFEN, via the coding sequence TTGGGAAACGATATCGTAAAGTCTGGGACACTCGAGAGCATCAACCTGCGCGAAGCGCTGGAAGAGCGCTATCTCGCCTATGCCCTGTCCACCATCACGCAGCGTGCCCTGCCGGATGTTCGCGACGGCATGAAGCCGGTACATCGACGCATCCTGTTTGCCATGCGGCAGCTCAAGATGGACCCAAACGGCGGCTTCAAGAAATCCGCACGTGTTGTCGGTGATGTGATCGGTAAATACCATCCGCACGGTGATACCGCCGTTTATGATGCCATGGTGCGCCTTGCGCAGAATTTCGCCTCGCGCTACCCCATGGTTGATGGTCAGGGCAACTTTGGTAACATCGATGGTGATAGCGCCGCCGCGATGCGTTACACCGAAGCCCGCATGACCGAAGTCGGCCGCCTTATGATGGAAGGCATCGATGAGGACGCTGTTGATTTTCGTGAGACCTATGATGGCGAAGACAGCGAGCCCATCGTCCTTCCGTCCAGTTTCCCCAATCTGTTGGCCAATGGTTCAAGTGGGATTGCTGTCGGCATGGCCACATCGATTCCGCCGCACAATGTGTCCGAGCTGTGCGAAGCCTCGCTGCATCTGATCAAATATCCCAACTGTTCCGATGAAAAGCTGCTCGAACTGGTCCCCGGACCGGATTTCCCGACCGGCGGCATTCTGGTGGAAGGCAGAGAGCAAATTCTCGATGCCTATCGGACAGGCAAAGGCGGGTTCCGGGTTCGCGCCAAATGGCACAAGGAAGAGATGGCTCGTGGCGCCTATCAGATTGTCGTCACCGAAATTCCCTATCAGGTTCAGAAATCGCGCCTTATCGAGCGGATCGCCGATCTGATCCAGAACCGCAAGTTACCGCTTCTGGTGGACGTGAGGGACGAATCCGCTGAAGACATTCGCGTGGTGCTGGAGCCAAAGAACCGCACGGTCGATGCGGATCTTCTGATGGAAGCCCTGTTCAAACTCACTGACCTTGAGAGCCGCATACCGCTCAATATGAACGTGCTGACGGATGCTGGCGTGCCTAAGGTTCTGGGGATACGCTCGGTTCTTCAGCACTGGCTTGATCATCGCCGTGATGTCTTGCAGCGTCGGTCGCGGCATCGCCTTGCCAAGATCGAGCATCGCCTTGAAGTCCTCGATGGCTATCTGATTGCCTATCTCAATCTTGATGAGGTGATCCGTATCATCCGCTTCGAGGACGAGCCAAGAAACGAATTGATGAAGGCCTTTAATCTCACCGAGGTACAGGCCGACGCGATCCTCAACATGCGTTTGCGGTCCTTGCGCAAACTCGAAGAAATGGAAATCCGCACTGAGCATGATAATCTCAGCAAGGAGCGGGACCAGATCATCGAACTGCTGGGATCGGAAGACCTGCAATGGAAGAAAATTTCCAAGCAGATTCGTGAGATCTACAAGACCTTTGGCCCGGAAACGGACCTTGGCGCTCGTCGCACCGGGTTCGGCGAAGCTTCCGAACGTGACATCGAAGACATCAATATGGCACTCGTCGAGCGCGAGCCCGTGACGCTCGTGCTGTCGGAAAAAGGCTGGATCCGTGCATTACGGGGACATATAACCGACTTCTCGACCCTCAACTTCAAGGACGGGGACAAGCTCAAATTTGCCTTCCACGCAGAGACGACCGACAAGCTTTTGCTCATGGCCACATGCGGGCGCTTCTATACGCTCCAGGCCGACAAGCTGCCCGGTGGGCGCGGCCATGGCGAGCCGATCCGCGTGATGATCGAGATGGAGCCCGGCATCGATGTGGTCGACATGTTCGTGCACAAACCCGGACGCAAGCTTTTGCTGGCCTCAACGGATGGGCGCGGTTTCATCGTCAACGAAGACAATCTCATCGCCAACACCCGCAAGGGCAAGCAGGTGCTCAATGTGTCGGCTCCCAATGAGGCCAAGATCTGTGTTGAGGCCAATGGGGACCGGATTGCGGTGATCGGCCAGAACCGCAAGCTTCTTGTGTTCGAAGCAGAACAACTGCCGGAGATGAACCGCGGCAGGGGCGTGATGCTTCAGCGCTACAAGGACGGCGGCATATCCGATGCCAAGGTGTTCAAGGCAGAGGACGGACTAAGCTGGCATGATAGCTCGGGCCGCACCTTTACGAGATCACTGGATGAGATGACAGAATGGCTCGGCGAGCGGGCTCAGGCCGGACGCATGCCGCCCAACGGCTTCCCGCGCAGCAACAAGTTCGAAAACTAA
- a CDS encoding endonuclease/exonuclease/phosphatase family protein, with protein sequence MISRVRAFLDLAILVGAIVAALLAVSGLLGGVFAIFDLVNHFQLLIFIATIAGLAASLIWPFQKSAFRRPVQLLLLVPLICSTLLLGPDAVRRVLSAEADPSMLIEQNRAPLKLMSFNIYLGTWDGNGLARSILAHNPEVVNLQEFPPKRFRRQQALNKAYPHQAKCDDWKTCTLGILSKYPLTDIKHFDLNDGPGRNPIHGKMLAATINAPGRAPLRLYNVHFGWPLPLSAKQTQFKRAAEIIAVDAANNPNQIVAGDFNATGWSFAVDGFADQLGFSRRSQFLPTFPAPFSKIKGLSPPAFLSLDHVLTGPTLSSGPVVRASALLGDHWPILTTLYIPKR encoded by the coding sequence TGGCTGCGTTGCTGGCGGTCTCCGGTCTCTTGGGCGGTGTCTTCGCCATCTTTGATCTGGTCAATCACTTCCAGCTGCTGATTTTTATTGCCACCATCGCCGGACTTGCCGCCAGTCTGATCTGGCCTTTTCAAAAGTCGGCCTTTCGTCGCCCTGTCCAGCTTTTGCTCCTTGTTCCCCTCATCTGCTCAACACTGCTCCTTGGCCCGGACGCCGTCCGCCGCGTCCTTTCTGCAGAAGCTGACCCATCGATGCTCATTGAGCAAAATCGCGCCCCTCTCAAACTCATGAGTTTTAACATCTATCTGGGCACATGGGATGGAAACGGACTTGCGCGATCAATCCTTGCGCACAATCCTGAAGTGGTGAATTTGCAGGAGTTTCCGCCCAAGCGGTTCCGCAGGCAGCAGGCTCTGAATAAGGCCTATCCGCATCAGGCAAAGTGTGACGATTGGAAAACCTGCACGCTCGGCATCCTGTCGAAATATCCGCTCACAGACATCAAGCATTTTGATCTCAATGATGGACCTGGACGCAATCCCATTCACGGCAAGATGCTCGCGGCAACCATCAATGCGCCGGGGCGAGCGCCGCTAAGACTCTACAATGTTCATTTTGGCTGGCCGCTGCCGCTGTCAGCAAAGCAGACACAGTTCAAGCGTGCGGCTGAGATCATCGCAGTTGACGCCGCCAACAACCCCAACCAGATTGTCGCCGGTGACTTCAATGCCACCGGATGGTCCTTTGCGGTTGACGGATTTGCCGATCAGCTCGGCTTTTCGCGCCGGAGCCAGTTTTTGCCAACTTTCCCGGCCCCCTTCTCCAAGATCAAGGGGCTGTCACCCCCGGCGTTCCTGAGCCTTGATCACGTCCTCACGGGCCCAACCCTATCGTCAGGTCCCGTTGTCAGGGCATCGGCGCTCTTGGGTGACCATTGGCCGATCCTCACAACGCTCTATATCCCGAAACGCTGA